Proteins encoded together in one Diceros bicornis minor isolate mBicDic1 chromosome 18, mDicBic1.mat.cur, whole genome shotgun sequence window:
- the STAT3 gene encoding signal transducer and activator of transcription 3 isoform X3, giving the protein MAQWNQLQQLDTRYLEQLHQLYSDSFPMELRQFLAPWIESQDWAYAASKESHATLVFHNLLGEIDQQYSRFLQESNVLYQHNLRRIKQFLQSRYLEKPMEIARIVARCLWEESRLLQTAATAAQQGGQANHPTAAVVTEKQQMLEQHLQDVRKRVQDLEQKMKVVENLQDDFDFNYKTLKSQGDMQDLNGNNQSVTRQKMQQLEQMLTALDQMRRSIVSELAGLLSAMEYVQKTLTDEELADWKRRQQIACIGGPPNICLDRLENWITSLAESQLQTRQQIKKLEELQQKVSYKGDPIVQHRPMLEERIVELFRNLMKSAFVVERQPCMPMHPDRPLVIKTGVQFTTKVRLLVKFPELNYQLKIKVCIDKDSGDVAALRGSRKFNILGTNTKVMNMEESNNGSLSAEFKHLTLREQRCGNGGRANCDASLIVTEELHLITFETEVYHQGLKIDLETHSLPVVVISNICQMPNAWASILWYNMLTNNPKNVNFFTKPPIGTWDQVAEVLSWQFSSTTKRGLSIEQLTTLAEKLLGPGVNYSGCQITWAKFCKENMAGKGFSFWVWLDNIIDLVKKYILALWNEGYIMGFISKERERAILSTKPPGTFLLRFSESSKEGGVTFTWVEKDISGKTQIQSVEPYTKQQLNNMSFAEIIMGYKIMDATNILVSPLVYLYPDIPKEEAFGKYCRPESQEHPEADPGSAAPYLKTKFICVTPFIDAVWK; this is encoded by the exons ATGGCCCAATGGAATCAGCTGCAGCAGCTCGACACCCGGTACCTGGAGCAGCTTCATCAGCTGTACAGTGACAGCTTCCCGATGGAGCTGCGGCAGTTTCTGGCCCCTTGGATTGAGAGTCAAGATTG gGCATATGCGGCTAGCAAAGAGTCACATGCCACTTTGGTGTTTCATAATCTCTTGGGTGAGATTGACCAGCAGTACAGCCGCTTCCTCCAAGAGTCAAATGTTCTCTATCAGCACAATCTGCGAAGAATCAAGCAGTTCCTTCAG AGCAGATATCTTGAGAAGCCAATGGAGATTGCCCGAATTGTGGCCCGGTGCCTATGGGAAGAGTCCCGCCTCCTACAAACTGCAGCCACGGCAGCCCAG CAAGGGGGCCAGGCCAACCACCCCACAGCTGCCGTGGTGACGGAGAAGCAGCAGATGCTGGAGCAGCACCTACAGGATGTTCGGAAGCGAGTACAG gATCTAGAACAGAAAATGAAAGTGGTAGAGAATCTCCAGGATGACTTTGATTTCAACTATAAAACGCTCAAGAGTCAAGGAG ACATGCAGGATCTGAATGGAAACAACCAGTCAGTGACCAGGCAGAAGATGCAGCAGCTGGAACAGATGCTTACTGCGCTGGACCAGATGCGGCGA AGCATTGTGAGTGAGTTGGCAGGGCTTCTGTCAGCTATGGAGTACGTGCAGAAAACTCTCACAGATGAGGAGCTGGCTGACTGGAAGAGGCGACAGCAGATTGCTTGCATTGGAGGCCCTCCCAACATCTGCCTAGATCGTCTAGAAAACTG GATAACCTCATTAGCAGAATCTCAACTTCAGACCCGCCAACAAATTAAGAAACTGGAGGAGTTGCAGCAGAAAGTTTCCTACAAAGGGGATCCCATTGTACAGCACCGGCCAATGCTGGAGGAGAGAATTGTGGAGCTGTTTAGAAACTTAATGAAAAG TGCCTTTGTGGTTGAGCGGCAGCCCTGCATGCCCATGCATCCCGACCGGCCGTTAGTCATCAAGACTGGTGTCCAGTTTACTACTAAAGTCAG aTTGCTGGTCAAATTCCCCGAGTTAAATTATCAGCTTAAAATTAAAGTGTGCATTGACAA AGACTCCGGGGACGTTGCAGCTCTCAGAGG ATCCCGGAAATTTAACATTCTGGGCACAAACACAAAAGTGATGAACATGGAGGAGTCCAACAACGGCAGCCTCTCTGCAGAGTTCAAGCACTTG ACCCTGAGAGAGCAAAGATGTGGTAACGGGGGCCGAGCCAATTGTGAC GCCTCCTTGATTGTGACTGAGGAGCTGCACCTGATCACCTTTGAGACGGAAGTGTATCACCAAGGCCTCAAGATTGACCTTGAG ACCCACTCCCTGCCAGTTGTGGTGATCTCCAACATCTGTCAGATGCCAAATGCCTGGGCGTCTATCCTGTGGTATAACATGCTCACCAACAACCCCAAG AACGTGAACTTTTTCACCAAGCCCCCAATTGGAACCTGGGATCAAGTGGCTGAGGTGCTGAGCTGGCAGTTCTCCTCCACCACCAAGCGAGGGCTGAGCATCGAGCAGTTGACTACGCTGGCAGAGAAACTCTTAG gacCTGGTGTGAATTATTCAGGGTGTCAGATCACGTGGGCTAAATTTTGCAAA GAAAACATGGCTGGCAAGGGCTTCTCCTTCTGGGTCTGGCTGGACAATATTATTGATCTTGTGAAAAAGTACATCCTGGCTCTTTGGAATGAAGG GTACATAATGGGCTTTATCAGTAAGGAGCGGGAGCGGGCCATCTTGAGCACCAAGCCCCCAGGCACCTTCCTCCTAAGATTCAGTGAAAGCAGCAAAGAAGGAGGCGTCACCTTCACTTGGGTGGAGAAGGACATCAGTG GTAAGACCCAGATCCAGTCGGTGGAACCATATACCAAGCAGCAGCTGAACAACATGTCGTTCGCTGAGATCATCATGGGCTACAAGATCATGGATGCCACCAATATCCTGGTGTCCCCTCTGGTCTATCTCTACCCCGACATTCCAAAGGAGGAGGCCTTTGGAAAGTATTGTCGGCCAGAGAGCCAGGAGCATCCTGAAGCTGACCCAGGTA GTGCTGCCCCGTACCTGAAGACCAAGTTTATCTGTGTGACACC ATTCATTGATGCAGTTTGGAAATAA
- the STAT3 gene encoding signal transducer and activator of transcription 3 isoform X2, translated as MAQWNQLQQLDTRYLEQLHQLYSDSFPMELRQFLAPWIESQDWAYAASKESHATLVFHNLLGEIDQQYSRFLQESNVLYQHNLRRIKQFLQSRYLEKPMEIARIVARCLWEESRLLQTAATAAQQGGQANHPTAAVVTEKQQMLEQHLQDVRKRVQDLEQKMKVVENLQDDFDFNYKTLKSQGDMQDLNGNNQSVTRQKMQQLEQMLTALDQMRRSIVSELAGLLSAMEYVQKTLTDEELADWKRRQQIACIGGPPNICLDRLENWITSLAESQLQTRQQIKKLEELQQKVSYKGDPIVQHRPMLEERIVELFRNLMKSAFVVERQPCMPMHPDRPLVIKTGVQFTTKVRLLVKFPELNYQLKIKVCIDKDSGDVAALRGSRKFNILGTNTKVMNMEESNNGSLSAEFKHLTLREQRCGNGGRANCDASLIVTEELHLITFETEVYHQGLKIDLETHSLPVVVISNICQMPNAWASILWYNMLTNNPKNVNFFTKPPIGTWDQVAEVLSWQFSSTTKRGLSIEQLTTLAEKLLGPGVNYSGCQITWAKFCKENMAGKGFSFWVWLDNIIDLVKKYILALWNEGYIMGFISKERERAILSTKPPGTFLLRFSESSKEGGVTFTWVEKDISGKTQIQSVEPYTKQQLNNMSFAEIIMGYKIMDATNILVSPLVYLYPDIPKEEAFGKYCRPESQEHPEADPGAAPYLKTKFICVTPTTCSNTIDLPMSPRTLDSLMQFGNNGEGAEPSAGGQFESLTFDMELTSECATSPM; from the exons ATGGCCCAATGGAATCAGCTGCAGCAGCTCGACACCCGGTACCTGGAGCAGCTTCATCAGCTGTACAGTGACAGCTTCCCGATGGAGCTGCGGCAGTTTCTGGCCCCTTGGATTGAGAGTCAAGATTG gGCATATGCGGCTAGCAAAGAGTCACATGCCACTTTGGTGTTTCATAATCTCTTGGGTGAGATTGACCAGCAGTACAGCCGCTTCCTCCAAGAGTCAAATGTTCTCTATCAGCACAATCTGCGAAGAATCAAGCAGTTCCTTCAG AGCAGATATCTTGAGAAGCCAATGGAGATTGCCCGAATTGTGGCCCGGTGCCTATGGGAAGAGTCCCGCCTCCTACAAACTGCAGCCACGGCAGCCCAG CAAGGGGGCCAGGCCAACCACCCCACAGCTGCCGTGGTGACGGAGAAGCAGCAGATGCTGGAGCAGCACCTACAGGATGTTCGGAAGCGAGTACAG gATCTAGAACAGAAAATGAAAGTGGTAGAGAATCTCCAGGATGACTTTGATTTCAACTATAAAACGCTCAAGAGTCAAGGAG ACATGCAGGATCTGAATGGAAACAACCAGTCAGTGACCAGGCAGAAGATGCAGCAGCTGGAACAGATGCTTACTGCGCTGGACCAGATGCGGCGA AGCATTGTGAGTGAGTTGGCAGGGCTTCTGTCAGCTATGGAGTACGTGCAGAAAACTCTCACAGATGAGGAGCTGGCTGACTGGAAGAGGCGACAGCAGATTGCTTGCATTGGAGGCCCTCCCAACATCTGCCTAGATCGTCTAGAAAACTG GATAACCTCATTAGCAGAATCTCAACTTCAGACCCGCCAACAAATTAAGAAACTGGAGGAGTTGCAGCAGAAAGTTTCCTACAAAGGGGATCCCATTGTACAGCACCGGCCAATGCTGGAGGAGAGAATTGTGGAGCTGTTTAGAAACTTAATGAAAAG TGCCTTTGTGGTTGAGCGGCAGCCCTGCATGCCCATGCATCCCGACCGGCCGTTAGTCATCAAGACTGGTGTCCAGTTTACTACTAAAGTCAG aTTGCTGGTCAAATTCCCCGAGTTAAATTATCAGCTTAAAATTAAAGTGTGCATTGACAA AGACTCCGGGGACGTTGCAGCTCTCAGAGG ATCCCGGAAATTTAACATTCTGGGCACAAACACAAAAGTGATGAACATGGAGGAGTCCAACAACGGCAGCCTCTCTGCAGAGTTCAAGCACTTG ACCCTGAGAGAGCAAAGATGTGGTAACGGGGGCCGAGCCAATTGTGAC GCCTCCTTGATTGTGACTGAGGAGCTGCACCTGATCACCTTTGAGACGGAAGTGTATCACCAAGGCCTCAAGATTGACCTTGAG ACCCACTCCCTGCCAGTTGTGGTGATCTCCAACATCTGTCAGATGCCAAATGCCTGGGCGTCTATCCTGTGGTATAACATGCTCACCAACAACCCCAAG AACGTGAACTTTTTCACCAAGCCCCCAATTGGAACCTGGGATCAAGTGGCTGAGGTGCTGAGCTGGCAGTTCTCCTCCACCACCAAGCGAGGGCTGAGCATCGAGCAGTTGACTACGCTGGCAGAGAAACTCTTAG gacCTGGTGTGAATTATTCAGGGTGTCAGATCACGTGGGCTAAATTTTGCAAA GAAAACATGGCTGGCAAGGGCTTCTCCTTCTGGGTCTGGCTGGACAATATTATTGATCTTGTGAAAAAGTACATCCTGGCTCTTTGGAATGAAGG GTACATAATGGGCTTTATCAGTAAGGAGCGGGAGCGGGCCATCTTGAGCACCAAGCCCCCAGGCACCTTCCTCCTAAGATTCAGTGAAAGCAGCAAAGAAGGAGGCGTCACCTTCACTTGGGTGGAGAAGGACATCAGTG GTAAGACCCAGATCCAGTCGGTGGAACCATATACCAAGCAGCAGCTGAACAACATGTCGTTCGCTGAGATCATCATGGGCTACAAGATCATGGATGCCACCAATATCCTGGTGTCCCCTCTGGTCTATCTCTACCCCGACATTCCAAAGGAGGAGGCCTTTGGAAAGTATTGTCGGCCAGAGAGCCAGGAGCATCCTGAAGCTGACCCAG GTGCTGCCCCGTACCTGAAGACCAAGTTTATCTGTGTGACACC AACGACCTGCAGCAATACCATTGACCTGCCGATGTCCCCCCGCACTTTAGATTCATTGATGCAGTTTGGAAATAATGGTGAAGGTGCTGAGCCCTCAGCAGGAGGGCAGtttg
- the STAT3 gene encoding signal transducer and activator of transcription 3 isoform X1, producing MAQWNQLQQLDTRYLEQLHQLYSDSFPMELRQFLAPWIESQDWAYAASKESHATLVFHNLLGEIDQQYSRFLQESNVLYQHNLRRIKQFLQSRYLEKPMEIARIVARCLWEESRLLQTAATAAQQGGQANHPTAAVVTEKQQMLEQHLQDVRKRVQDLEQKMKVVENLQDDFDFNYKTLKSQGDMQDLNGNNQSVTRQKMQQLEQMLTALDQMRRSIVSELAGLLSAMEYVQKTLTDEELADWKRRQQIACIGGPPNICLDRLENWITSLAESQLQTRQQIKKLEELQQKVSYKGDPIVQHRPMLEERIVELFRNLMKSAFVVERQPCMPMHPDRPLVIKTGVQFTTKVRLLVKFPELNYQLKIKVCIDKDSGDVAALRGSRKFNILGTNTKVMNMEESNNGSLSAEFKHLTLREQRCGNGGRANCDASLIVTEELHLITFETEVYHQGLKIDLETHSLPVVVISNICQMPNAWASILWYNMLTNNPKNVNFFTKPPIGTWDQVAEVLSWQFSSTTKRGLSIEQLTTLAEKLLGPGVNYSGCQITWAKFCKENMAGKGFSFWVWLDNIIDLVKKYILALWNEGYIMGFISKERERAILSTKPPGTFLLRFSESSKEGGVTFTWVEKDISGKTQIQSVEPYTKQQLNNMSFAEIIMGYKIMDATNILVSPLVYLYPDIPKEEAFGKYCRPESQEHPEADPGSAAPYLKTKFICVTPTTCSNTIDLPMSPRTLDSLMQFGNNGEGAEPSAGGQFESLTFDMELTSECATSPM from the exons ATGGCCCAATGGAATCAGCTGCAGCAGCTCGACACCCGGTACCTGGAGCAGCTTCATCAGCTGTACAGTGACAGCTTCCCGATGGAGCTGCGGCAGTTTCTGGCCCCTTGGATTGAGAGTCAAGATTG gGCATATGCGGCTAGCAAAGAGTCACATGCCACTTTGGTGTTTCATAATCTCTTGGGTGAGATTGACCAGCAGTACAGCCGCTTCCTCCAAGAGTCAAATGTTCTCTATCAGCACAATCTGCGAAGAATCAAGCAGTTCCTTCAG AGCAGATATCTTGAGAAGCCAATGGAGATTGCCCGAATTGTGGCCCGGTGCCTATGGGAAGAGTCCCGCCTCCTACAAACTGCAGCCACGGCAGCCCAG CAAGGGGGCCAGGCCAACCACCCCACAGCTGCCGTGGTGACGGAGAAGCAGCAGATGCTGGAGCAGCACCTACAGGATGTTCGGAAGCGAGTACAG gATCTAGAACAGAAAATGAAAGTGGTAGAGAATCTCCAGGATGACTTTGATTTCAACTATAAAACGCTCAAGAGTCAAGGAG ACATGCAGGATCTGAATGGAAACAACCAGTCAGTGACCAGGCAGAAGATGCAGCAGCTGGAACAGATGCTTACTGCGCTGGACCAGATGCGGCGA AGCATTGTGAGTGAGTTGGCAGGGCTTCTGTCAGCTATGGAGTACGTGCAGAAAACTCTCACAGATGAGGAGCTGGCTGACTGGAAGAGGCGACAGCAGATTGCTTGCATTGGAGGCCCTCCCAACATCTGCCTAGATCGTCTAGAAAACTG GATAACCTCATTAGCAGAATCTCAACTTCAGACCCGCCAACAAATTAAGAAACTGGAGGAGTTGCAGCAGAAAGTTTCCTACAAAGGGGATCCCATTGTACAGCACCGGCCAATGCTGGAGGAGAGAATTGTGGAGCTGTTTAGAAACTTAATGAAAAG TGCCTTTGTGGTTGAGCGGCAGCCCTGCATGCCCATGCATCCCGACCGGCCGTTAGTCATCAAGACTGGTGTCCAGTTTACTACTAAAGTCAG aTTGCTGGTCAAATTCCCCGAGTTAAATTATCAGCTTAAAATTAAAGTGTGCATTGACAA AGACTCCGGGGACGTTGCAGCTCTCAGAGG ATCCCGGAAATTTAACATTCTGGGCACAAACACAAAAGTGATGAACATGGAGGAGTCCAACAACGGCAGCCTCTCTGCAGAGTTCAAGCACTTG ACCCTGAGAGAGCAAAGATGTGGTAACGGGGGCCGAGCCAATTGTGAC GCCTCCTTGATTGTGACTGAGGAGCTGCACCTGATCACCTTTGAGACGGAAGTGTATCACCAAGGCCTCAAGATTGACCTTGAG ACCCACTCCCTGCCAGTTGTGGTGATCTCCAACATCTGTCAGATGCCAAATGCCTGGGCGTCTATCCTGTGGTATAACATGCTCACCAACAACCCCAAG AACGTGAACTTTTTCACCAAGCCCCCAATTGGAACCTGGGATCAAGTGGCTGAGGTGCTGAGCTGGCAGTTCTCCTCCACCACCAAGCGAGGGCTGAGCATCGAGCAGTTGACTACGCTGGCAGAGAAACTCTTAG gacCTGGTGTGAATTATTCAGGGTGTCAGATCACGTGGGCTAAATTTTGCAAA GAAAACATGGCTGGCAAGGGCTTCTCCTTCTGGGTCTGGCTGGACAATATTATTGATCTTGTGAAAAAGTACATCCTGGCTCTTTGGAATGAAGG GTACATAATGGGCTTTATCAGTAAGGAGCGGGAGCGGGCCATCTTGAGCACCAAGCCCCCAGGCACCTTCCTCCTAAGATTCAGTGAAAGCAGCAAAGAAGGAGGCGTCACCTTCACTTGGGTGGAGAAGGACATCAGTG GTAAGACCCAGATCCAGTCGGTGGAACCATATACCAAGCAGCAGCTGAACAACATGTCGTTCGCTGAGATCATCATGGGCTACAAGATCATGGATGCCACCAATATCCTGGTGTCCCCTCTGGTCTATCTCTACCCCGACATTCCAAAGGAGGAGGCCTTTGGAAAGTATTGTCGGCCAGAGAGCCAGGAGCATCCTGAAGCTGACCCAGGTA GTGCTGCCCCGTACCTGAAGACCAAGTTTATCTGTGTGACACC AACGACCTGCAGCAATACCATTGACCTGCCGATGTCCCCCCGCACTTTAGATTCATTGATGCAGTTTGGAAATAATGGTGAAGGTGCTGAGCCCTCAGCAGGAGGGCAGtttg
- the STAT3 gene encoding signal transducer and activator of transcription 3 isoform X4, protein MAQWNQLQQLDTRYLEQLHQLYSDSFPMELRQFLAPWIESQDWAYAASKESHATLVFHNLLGEIDQQYSRFLQESNVLYQHNLRRIKQFLQSRYLEKPMEIARIVARCLWEESRLLQTAATAAQQGGQANHPTAAVVTEKQQMLEQHLQDVRKRVQDLEQKMKVVENLQDDFDFNYKTLKSQGDMQDLNGNNQSVTRQKMQQLEQMLTALDQMRRSIVSELAGLLSAMEYVQKTLTDEELADWKRRQQIACIGGPPNICLDRLENWITSLAESQLQTRQQIKKLEELQQKVSYKGDPIVQHRPMLEERIVELFRNLMKSAFVVERQPCMPMHPDRPLVIKTGVQFTTKVRLLVKFPELNYQLKIKVCIDKDSGDVAALRGSRKFNILGTNTKVMNMEESNNGSLSAEFKHLTLREQRCGNGGRANCDASLIVTEELHLITFETEVYHQGLKIDLETHSLPVVVISNICQMPNAWASILWYNMLTNNPKNVNFFTKPPIGTWDQVAEVLSWQFSSTTKRGLSIEQLTTLAEKLLGPGVNYSGCQITWAKFCKENMAGKGFSFWVWLDNIIDLVKKYILALWNEGYIMGFISKERERAILSTKPPGTFLLRFSESSKEGGVTFTWVEKDISGKTQIQSVEPYTKQQLNNMSFAEIIMGYKIMDATNILVSPLVYLYPDIPKEEAFGKYCRPESQEHPEADPGAAPYLKTKFICVTPFIDAVWK, encoded by the exons ATGGCCCAATGGAATCAGCTGCAGCAGCTCGACACCCGGTACCTGGAGCAGCTTCATCAGCTGTACAGTGACAGCTTCCCGATGGAGCTGCGGCAGTTTCTGGCCCCTTGGATTGAGAGTCAAGATTG gGCATATGCGGCTAGCAAAGAGTCACATGCCACTTTGGTGTTTCATAATCTCTTGGGTGAGATTGACCAGCAGTACAGCCGCTTCCTCCAAGAGTCAAATGTTCTCTATCAGCACAATCTGCGAAGAATCAAGCAGTTCCTTCAG AGCAGATATCTTGAGAAGCCAATGGAGATTGCCCGAATTGTGGCCCGGTGCCTATGGGAAGAGTCCCGCCTCCTACAAACTGCAGCCACGGCAGCCCAG CAAGGGGGCCAGGCCAACCACCCCACAGCTGCCGTGGTGACGGAGAAGCAGCAGATGCTGGAGCAGCACCTACAGGATGTTCGGAAGCGAGTACAG gATCTAGAACAGAAAATGAAAGTGGTAGAGAATCTCCAGGATGACTTTGATTTCAACTATAAAACGCTCAAGAGTCAAGGAG ACATGCAGGATCTGAATGGAAACAACCAGTCAGTGACCAGGCAGAAGATGCAGCAGCTGGAACAGATGCTTACTGCGCTGGACCAGATGCGGCGA AGCATTGTGAGTGAGTTGGCAGGGCTTCTGTCAGCTATGGAGTACGTGCAGAAAACTCTCACAGATGAGGAGCTGGCTGACTGGAAGAGGCGACAGCAGATTGCTTGCATTGGAGGCCCTCCCAACATCTGCCTAGATCGTCTAGAAAACTG GATAACCTCATTAGCAGAATCTCAACTTCAGACCCGCCAACAAATTAAGAAACTGGAGGAGTTGCAGCAGAAAGTTTCCTACAAAGGGGATCCCATTGTACAGCACCGGCCAATGCTGGAGGAGAGAATTGTGGAGCTGTTTAGAAACTTAATGAAAAG TGCCTTTGTGGTTGAGCGGCAGCCCTGCATGCCCATGCATCCCGACCGGCCGTTAGTCATCAAGACTGGTGTCCAGTTTACTACTAAAGTCAG aTTGCTGGTCAAATTCCCCGAGTTAAATTATCAGCTTAAAATTAAAGTGTGCATTGACAA AGACTCCGGGGACGTTGCAGCTCTCAGAGG ATCCCGGAAATTTAACATTCTGGGCACAAACACAAAAGTGATGAACATGGAGGAGTCCAACAACGGCAGCCTCTCTGCAGAGTTCAAGCACTTG ACCCTGAGAGAGCAAAGATGTGGTAACGGGGGCCGAGCCAATTGTGAC GCCTCCTTGATTGTGACTGAGGAGCTGCACCTGATCACCTTTGAGACGGAAGTGTATCACCAAGGCCTCAAGATTGACCTTGAG ACCCACTCCCTGCCAGTTGTGGTGATCTCCAACATCTGTCAGATGCCAAATGCCTGGGCGTCTATCCTGTGGTATAACATGCTCACCAACAACCCCAAG AACGTGAACTTTTTCACCAAGCCCCCAATTGGAACCTGGGATCAAGTGGCTGAGGTGCTGAGCTGGCAGTTCTCCTCCACCACCAAGCGAGGGCTGAGCATCGAGCAGTTGACTACGCTGGCAGAGAAACTCTTAG gacCTGGTGTGAATTATTCAGGGTGTCAGATCACGTGGGCTAAATTTTGCAAA GAAAACATGGCTGGCAAGGGCTTCTCCTTCTGGGTCTGGCTGGACAATATTATTGATCTTGTGAAAAAGTACATCCTGGCTCTTTGGAATGAAGG GTACATAATGGGCTTTATCAGTAAGGAGCGGGAGCGGGCCATCTTGAGCACCAAGCCCCCAGGCACCTTCCTCCTAAGATTCAGTGAAAGCAGCAAAGAAGGAGGCGTCACCTTCACTTGGGTGGAGAAGGACATCAGTG GTAAGACCCAGATCCAGTCGGTGGAACCATATACCAAGCAGCAGCTGAACAACATGTCGTTCGCTGAGATCATCATGGGCTACAAGATCATGGATGCCACCAATATCCTGGTGTCCCCTCTGGTCTATCTCTACCCCGACATTCCAAAGGAGGAGGCCTTTGGAAAGTATTGTCGGCCAGAGAGCCAGGAGCATCCTGAAGCTGACCCAG GTGCTGCCCCGTACCTGAAGACCAAGTTTATCTGTGTGACACC ATTCATTGATGCAGTTTGGAAATAA